The Kroppenstedtia pulmonis genome has a segment encoding these proteins:
- the ccsB gene encoding c-type cytochrome biogenesis protein CcsB, translated as MEQLMEYALLGTFFLYLLSTITFVTALTGKGTDDQKEERMARWGRAGIFLSIAGILLHLAFIVIRVMSGGHFTSNMFEFTAFLCFTIVLAFIVIYFMYRTVTLGAFVMGLAMLMLAYASVFPREVKPLIPALQSHWLVIHVATVALGAGALAIGFVAGLVYLIRKVGYDRSSRSSIYLEAVMMVVLMMISFVILSFAFGSGMDYQASFKHLKDGREVVQEFTMPPIVGPHQGEAISVQPFLGWKGPLFEVPYWMKGNKAASNFNSVIWSVLGGLILYGIIRLSVRKRLYELIYPLVKHLDLELLDEIGYRAIAIGYPIFTLGGLIFAMIWAHEAWGRFWGWDPKEVWALITWLFYSAYLHLRLSRGWQGLKSSWLSVGGFIIILINLIAVNLLLSGLHSYA; from the coding sequence ATGGAGCAATTAATGGAGTATGCGCTTCTGGGAACTTTTTTTCTTTACTTGCTCTCCACCATCACATTTGTGACGGCTCTTACCGGGAAAGGAACGGATGACCAAAAGGAAGAGCGTATGGCCCGCTGGGGACGGGCCGGAATCTTTTTATCCATTGCCGGTATACTTCTTCACTTGGCTTTTATTGTTATACGGGTGATGTCAGGCGGTCATTTTACCAGCAACATGTTTGAGTTTACGGCATTTCTCTGTTTCACCATTGTACTGGCTTTTATTGTGATTTACTTCATGTATCGCACTGTTACCCTGGGTGCCTTTGTGATGGGATTGGCTATGCTGATGTTGGCCTATGCCTCTGTTTTCCCCAGAGAAGTAAAGCCTTTGATCCCGGCTTTGCAAAGTCACTGGCTCGTCATTCATGTGGCGACTGTAGCCCTGGGAGCAGGAGCGTTGGCGATCGGGTTTGTCGCAGGCTTGGTGTATCTGATCCGGAAAGTGGGATACGACCGCAGTTCTCGTTCCTCCATTTATCTGGAAGCAGTCATGATGGTTGTTTTGATGATGATTTCCTTCGTCATCCTTTCTTTTGCTTTTGGCAGCGGAATGGATTACCAAGCTTCCTTTAAGCACCTGAAAGACGGACGGGAAGTGGTTCAGGAATTTACGATGCCTCCCATTGTGGGTCCCCATCAGGGAGAGGCGATCTCCGTTCAACCATTTTTGGGATGGAAAGGACCTCTCTTTGAAGTTCCGTATTGGATGAAAGGTAACAAAGCAGCGAGTAATTTTAACTCCGTTATCTGGTCTGTTCTTGGAGGTCTGATCTTATACGGGATTATAAGGCTGAGTGTAAGAAAGCGGCTTTATGAGTTGATCTATCCTTTGGTCAAACACTTGGATTTGGAGTTGTTGGATGAAATCGGTTATCGAGCCATCGCCATCGGCTATCCCATCTTCACCCTCGGGGGATTGATCTTTGCCATGATCTGGGCACATGAGGCCTGGGGACGCTTTTGGGGTTGGGATCCCAAAGAGGTTTGGGCTCTGATTACTTGGCTGTTCTACAGTGCTTATTTACATTTACGTTTATCCCGAGGCTGGCAGGGGTTAAAATCATCTTGGCTGTCAGTTGGCGGATTTATCATCATCCTGATAAATTTGATTGCAGTCAATCTCCTGTTGTCAGGATTGCACAGTTATGCTTGA
- a CDS encoding response regulator transcription factor — MGKEEYILVVDDEDRIRRLLRMYLEREGYIIDEAEDGETALVKSLETDYDLILLDLMLPGADGLEICREIRSKKATPIIMLTARGEEANRVEGFEAGTDDYVVKPFSPRELVHRVKAVLRRSSATAFLSTEVDTHNVIVFPDLTIDHDAHEVRAGGTEVSLTPKEYELLHYLASSPDKVFTREELLRDVWNYEFFGDLRTVDTHIKRLREKLNRASAKAAAMINTVWGVGYKLEVPKE; from the coding sequence GTGGGTAAAGAAGAATACATTTTGGTTGTGGATGACGAGGACCGCATTCGTCGTTTACTGCGTATGTACCTGGAAAGAGAAGGGTACATCATTGATGAAGCGGAAGACGGTGAAACAGCCCTGGTTAAATCCCTGGAAACGGATTATGATTTGATCCTGTTGGACCTGATGCTTCCAGGGGCTGACGGTTTGGAAATATGTCGGGAGATTCGAAGTAAGAAAGCCACTCCCATCATTATGTTGACAGCCCGTGGAGAAGAAGCAAACCGGGTGGAAGGTTTTGAGGCGGGAACAGATGATTATGTAGTTAAACCTTTCAGTCCCAGAGAATTGGTTCATCGGGTCAAAGCAGTATTGCGCCGTTCTTCCGCCACTGCTTTTCTTTCTACTGAAGTGGATACCCATAACGTGATTGTATTCCCGGATTTGACGATTGACCATGATGCCCATGAAGTGAGAGCAGGTGGAACGGAAGTCTCTTTGACTCCAAAGGAGTATGAGCTGTTACACTACCTGGCTTCTTCACCTGATAAGGTATTCACTCGGGAGGAGTTGCTCCGGGATGTCTGGAATTACGAGTTTTTTGGTGATCTGCGGACAGTCGATACGCATATCAAACGGTTGAGAGAAAAGTTAAATCGTGCTTCTGCAAAGGCGGCAGCCATGATTAACACAGTATGGGGAGTCGGGTATAAACTTGAGGTGCCCAAGGAGTGA